One region of Flavobacterium sp. GSB-24 genomic DNA includes:
- a CDS encoding T9SS type A sorting domain-containing protein yields the protein MKYLRAKYTNLHIIALFFIPFLGISQSTPANDIMETIITSGSNATGSSGTVTYSIGQVFYTYIGEESVYNVAQGIQHQEKDANLGTPEVDKPTTEIFVFPNPTIDFVTVSMTGLEMESGQRSYKLYDIQGRLLKQNTINQTEAQVSFSYLSPSIYILVVYNDNKILKSFKIIKN from the coding sequence GTGAAGTATTTAAGAGCGAAATATACTAACCTACACATAATTGCACTATTTTTCATTCCTTTTTTAGGAATTAGTCAAAGTACGCCGGCCAACGATATTATGGAAACCATAATTACATCTGGAAGTAATGCGACTGGAAGTTCTGGAACCGTTACCTACTCAATTGGACAAGTATTTTACACTTATATAGGAGAAGAATCTGTATATAATGTTGCTCAAGGAATACAGCATCAAGAAAAAGATGCCAATTTAGGCACTCCAGAAGTTGACAAACCTACAACAGAAATATTCGTTTTCCCAAATCCAACAATAGATTTTGTTACCGTAAGCATGACCGGATTAGAGATGGAAAGCGGTCAAAGGTCCTACAAGCTTTATGATATTCAAGGCAGACTTTTAAAACAAAATACAATTAATCAAACTGAAGCGCAAGTCAGCTTTAGTTATCTAAGTCCATCTATTTATATACTTGTGGTGTATAATGACAACAAAATTTTGAAATCTTTTAAAATAATAAAAAACTAA
- a CDS encoding polyketide synthase produces the protein MKRPNNNSLEKGIKGTQMEYPNRPLHELFAQQAEVSPNSIALEFENEKITYSALAKTVNQIAHYFAAQGLSSGQIVAVSMDRSPNLIASLLAILQCGAAYLPLDPKFPAERLEFMLEDSKASFLLTTKALSGSLPNSSKNIVIEDVLASLEQFAVEPLSISVDPKAVAYMMYTSGSTGKPKGVTVTHKNLVNFLFSMAIEPGINAEDKLLSITTISFDIAGLELFLPLIKGAAVVFADHETTRDGQLLLNLLQKKQITILQATPTTWQLLLDSGWETPLALKALCGGEALPLNLARQLTSRCNSLWNMYGPTETTIWSAVKQIQADDALITIGLPIANTQIYLLDEQRQIVTTGAIGEIVIGGDGVAEGYWKRPELTAEKFITNPFSNDPDSILYRTGDLGKILPNGEFQCLGRIDHQVKIRGHRIELGEIEATLNTLSGIKQSAVIVSNHFGNEDKIVAYLKSSEQIQDEKQIHEALSKVLPEILLPSKYIWVDDFPITPNGKIDKKNLPVPEYNRPDSAPLFKKPNTQLEKDIAKIWSEELKISSIGIDDDFFDMGGSSVLAQKVTTLMKQQLSKDVPVSKIYIHPTIRELVAILEENNSDTANEDLFKFKETNKTTSPDIAIIGMAGRFPGSDTIDELWENLRDGKETISLFTKEELDSSLPESLRKDPLYIGARGILPSAKTFDANFFGLNPQLAAAMDPQIRIFLEISFEALEQAGHLPKHYKGSIGVYSGSEINSYYENNIFNNKELKSSIGELQIYTVNGKDFIAPRTSYHLNLKGPSVSVHSACSTSLLAVAEAVKAIRTGMCDLALAGGSSVTAPINSGHLYDDGFIKSPDGSTRSFDASGKGTVFSDGAGVVVLKRLEEAEKDGDIIYGVIKGVGVNNDGGDKGSFMAPSPKGQAGAIINAFNDAQISPSTISYMEAHGTATPIGDPIEIEGLKIAYGRQEKNNYCALGSIKSNMGHTTAAAGVAGLIKVLLAMRYKQIPPMVNFTKPNPNIDFDNSPFYINNKLIDWKADSIRRAGVSSFGIGSTNVHAIVEEYEAKPLISSAGRPLEILMWSAKSQNSLLGYENALGHFIDKSKEIPLADISYSLNVTRDDFNHRSFLIADSTKSAAEKLLCLKTKSSKTSLLKSVPNEIGFLFPGQGSQYVKMGKTLYNNEKVYRDAVDKCAELLMDELQLDIRDIIYPQIKSNEAEELLKDTRLTQPSLFVTEYALSQLWLSWGIKPTFLCGHSIGEFAAAHLAGILSLKDALHIVAVRGRLISELPGGSMLIVRVSIDKLNELIPDTLSVAAINANQFCVVSGKKEDIAAFNQELDAQEIPNKLLNTSHAFHSFMMEPILDNFKNEIEKIKLNIPRLPIISTATGTWLTDTEATNSMYWVNQLKNTVRFADAMNTAFELDDFILLEIGPGQTLTTLARQQAAGKIIAAFPSLTFPKDEEENEYATILNTLGDLWLRGINPDWKAFYKEQQRQKIELPSYVFDRKPCWIEPLGTIETIVKKSIIQEEIPAISIESDNINNSSNDSKKESILFKISEIIKNASGITYDSDSASYSFLELGLDSLSLTQLSGKLKKEFDLPITFRQLNENYSTPSLLADYIELNLPEEHSINSNNKQIEIGSDQTIKPNISSNDIQLSSNQNQISLEQIVQQIHLLSQKVDQLQNYQSSSTNGNPSFTHLKAEHFDTVKLNTKNGNETNGTNGVHKKEKSFEISKLNNHHSNENNTAEKKYTIMANEPPVQGSKLGRDENGNPAWFIQDPTQNGNFVKIKL, from the coding sequence ATGAAAAGACCTAACAACAATAGTTTAGAAAAAGGAATAAAAGGGACACAAATGGAATATCCAAACCGTCCGCTGCACGAGCTTTTTGCACAACAAGCTGAAGTATCTCCCAATTCAATAGCACTTGAATTCGAAAACGAAAAGATTACCTACAGCGCATTAGCAAAAACAGTAAACCAAATAGCTCATTATTTTGCTGCTCAAGGTTTATCTTCTGGACAAATTGTTGCTGTGTCTATGGATCGAAGCCCAAATTTAATTGCTTCTCTTTTGGCAATTTTACAATGTGGAGCTGCCTATTTGCCTTTAGATCCAAAATTTCCCGCTGAACGTTTGGAATTTATGCTCGAAGATTCTAAAGCTAGTTTTCTGCTAACCACAAAAGCACTTTCAGGCTCGCTGCCAAATTCATCCAAAAATATAGTGATCGAAGATGTATTGGCTTCATTAGAACAATTTGCTGTAGAACCGCTTTCTATTTCAGTCGATCCAAAAGCAGTTGCTTATATGATGTATACTTCTGGATCTACCGGAAAACCTAAAGGTGTAACTGTAACCCACAAAAACTTAGTGAACTTTCTTTTCAGCATGGCGATTGAACCAGGCATAAATGCAGAAGATAAACTATTGTCTATTACCACTATTTCATTTGATATTGCTGGATTAGAATTATTTCTTCCTTTAATAAAAGGTGCCGCTGTCGTTTTTGCAGATCATGAAACTACTCGTGACGGACAGTTATTATTGAATCTTTTGCAAAAGAAACAAATTACAATACTTCAAGCTACACCAACTACTTGGCAGTTGCTGCTTGATTCTGGCTGGGAAACTCCGCTTGCTTTAAAAGCACTTTGCGGCGGCGAAGCTCTGCCTTTGAACCTTGCCCGCCAGCTAACTTCGAGATGCAATTCTCTTTGGAATATGTATGGCCCAACAGAAACTACAATCTGGTCTGCTGTAAAGCAAATTCAAGCTGATGATGCATTAATAACAATTGGACTGCCAATAGCAAACACACAAATCTATTTATTAGATGAACAGCGTCAAATTGTTACAACAGGAGCAATTGGAGAAATAGTTATTGGCGGAGACGGAGTCGCAGAAGGTTACTGGAAACGTCCAGAACTTACAGCCGAAAAATTCATTACAAATCCGTTTTCTAATGACCCAGATTCGATTTTGTATCGTACGGGAGATTTAGGTAAAATTTTACCAAATGGAGAGTTTCAATGTTTAGGACGTATAGATCATCAAGTAAAAATTAGAGGCCACCGCATTGAGTTAGGCGAAATAGAAGCTACATTAAATACGTTATCTGGCATAAAACAATCTGCAGTAATTGTCAGCAATCACTTTGGTAATGAAGACAAAATTGTGGCTTATTTAAAATCTAGTGAACAAATACAAGATGAAAAACAAATACACGAAGCGCTTTCAAAAGTTTTACCAGAAATATTGCTACCCTCTAAATACATTTGGGTTGATGATTTCCCGATAACTCCAAATGGAAAAATTGACAAAAAGAATTTACCCGTTCCTGAATATAATAGACCAGACTCTGCTCCTCTTTTTAAGAAACCAAACACACAATTAGAAAAAGATATTGCAAAAATCTGGAGCGAAGAATTGAAAATATCAAGTATTGGAATCGATGATGACTTTTTCGATATGGGTGGCAGCTCTGTATTAGCACAAAAAGTAACTACATTAATGAAACAGCAATTATCGAAAGATGTACCTGTTTCCAAAATTTATATTCATCCAACAATTCGAGAACTTGTAGCTATTTTAGAAGAAAATAACAGCGATACTGCCAACGAAGACTTATTTAAATTTAAGGAAACTAATAAAACAACTTCTCCAGACATAGCAATAATTGGGATGGCTGGAAGATTTCCTGGTTCTGACACCATAGACGAATTGTGGGAAAACCTAAGAGATGGAAAAGAAACAATTTCATTATTTACAAAAGAGGAATTAGACAGCAGCTTACCCGAAAGTCTTCGTAAAGATCCGCTTTATATAGGCGCTAGAGGAATTCTGCCTTCAGCTAAAACATTTGATGCTAATTTCTTCGGATTAAATCCGCAGCTTGCCGCAGCAATGGATCCTCAAATCCGAATATTTTTAGAAATATCATTTGAAGCGCTGGAACAAGCCGGGCATCTTCCGAAACATTATAAAGGAAGCATTGGGGTATATTCTGGCAGTGAAATCAATTCGTATTACGAAAACAATATCTTTAACAACAAAGAACTAAAAAGCTCAATTGGTGAATTACAGATCTATACCGTAAACGGAAAAGATTTTATTGCACCGCGTACTTCTTATCATTTAAATTTAAAAGGACCATCTGTTAGTGTACATTCCGCATGTTCCACATCTTTATTAGCAGTTGCGGAAGCCGTAAAAGCCATACGAACTGGCATGTGCGATCTAGCTCTTGCAGGAGGATCTAGTGTTACTGCACCTATTAATAGCGGTCACCTTTACGATGATGGATTTATTAAAAGCCCCGACGGTTCTACCCGATCTTTTGATGCTTCTGGAAAAGGTACTGTTTTTAGTGACGGCGCCGGAGTAGTTGTACTTAAAAGATTAGAAGAAGCTGAAAAAGATGGCGATATTATATATGGTGTAATTAAAGGAGTTGGCGTAAATAATGACGGAGGAGACAAAGGCAGTTTTATGGCACCAAGTCCAAAAGGTCAAGCAGGAGCAATAATTAATGCTTTTAATGATGCTCAAATATCACCTTCAACAATTAGTTATATGGAAGCGCATGGTACTGCAACTCCAATTGGTGATCCAATAGAAATAGAAGGACTTAAAATTGCTTACGGCAGACAAGAAAAAAATAATTATTGCGCATTAGGTTCTATTAAAAGCAACATGGGTCACACTACAGCTGCGGCCGGAGTTGCGGGCTTAATCAAAGTATTATTGGCAATGCGCTATAAGCAAATACCGCCTATGGTTAATTTTACTAAACCAAATCCGAATATCGATTTTGACAATAGTCCTTTTTACATCAATAATAAATTAATTGATTGGAAAGCAGACAGTATAAGAAGAGCCGGCGTAAGTTCTTTTGGAATTGGCAGTACAAATGTTCATGCCATTGTTGAAGAATATGAAGCGAAACCTTTAATATCCTCAGCTGGAAGACCACTTGAAATATTAATGTGGTCTGCAAAAAGCCAAAACAGTTTATTGGGTTATGAAAATGCGCTGGGACATTTTATTGACAAATCAAAAGAAATTCCTTTAGCGGACATTTCTTATTCTTTGAATGTAACGAGAGATGACTTTAACCATAGAAGTTTTTTAATAGCAGATTCTACAAAAAGTGCTGCCGAAAAATTACTTTGCCTAAAAACAAAAAGTTCTAAAACCTCTTTATTAAAAAGTGTCCCTAACGAAATTGGATTTCTTTTTCCTGGTCAAGGTTCCCAATATGTAAAAATGGGTAAAACACTTTATAACAATGAAAAAGTATATCGTGACGCTGTAGACAAATGCGCCGAGCTTTTAATGGACGAGTTGCAGCTAGATATACGTGATATAATTTATCCACAGATTAAATCGAACGAAGCCGAGGAACTTCTAAAAGATACTCGTTTAACACAGCCTTCTTTATTTGTCACAGAATATGCATTATCGCAATTGTGGCTAAGCTGGGGAATAAAACCAACTTTTCTCTGCGGTCATAGTATTGGCGAATTTGCAGCTGCACATTTAGCAGGAATACTAAGTTTGAAAGATGCATTACACATAGTTGCCGTAAGAGGAAGATTAATAAGCGAACTTCCCGGCGGCTCTATGCTTATTGTTCGAGTATCTATTGATAAATTAAATGAACTGATTCCTGATACACTTTCTGTTGCTGCCATAAATGCAAATCAGTTTTGTGTTGTTTCGGGTAAGAAAGAAGACATTGCTGCTTTTAATCAGGAACTTGATGCTCAAGAAATTCCGAACAAGTTGCTTAATACAAGTCATGCATTTCATTCTTTCATGATGGAACCGATTTTAGACAACTTCAAGAATGAAATAGAAAAAATAAAATTAAACATTCCTCGCCTGCCAATTATTTCAACAGCAACAGGAACTTGGCTTACAGATACAGAAGCGACAAATTCAATGTATTGGGTTAATCAATTAAAAAACACAGTTCGATTTGCCGATGCTATGAATACAGCATTCGAGTTAGATGATTTTATTTTACTAGAAATTGGTCCTGGACAAACCTTAACAACTCTCGCACGTCAACAGGCTGCGGGAAAAATCATCGCTGCTTTTCCTAGTTTGACTTTTCCAAAAGACGAAGAGGAAAATGAATACGCTACAATATTAAATACTTTAGGCGATTTATGGTTGAGAGGTATAAACCCAGACTGGAAAGCTTTTTACAAGGAACAGCAAAGACAAAAAATAGAATTACCTAGTTATGTTTTTGATCGCAAACCTTGCTGGATTGAACCTTTAGGTACAATTGAAACAATAGTCAAAAAATCAATAATTCAAGAAGAAATACCTGCAATTTCAATAGAATCTGATAACATAAACAATTCGTCAAATGATTCTAAAAAAGAATCTATTCTCTTTAAAATTTCAGAGATTATTAAAAATGCATCAGGCATAACATACGATTCAGATTCAGCGTCGTACAGCTTTTTAGAATTGGGATTAGATTCTTTATCACTTACTCAGTTATCAGGAAAATTGAAAAAAGAGTTTGATTTACCAATCACATTTAGACAGCTTAACGAAAATTATTCAACGCCATCATTATTAGCCGATTATATAGAACTTAATTTACCCGAAGAGCATTCAATCAATAGTAATAATAAGCAAATTGAAATAGGCTCTGACCAAACTATTAAACCAAATATTTCTTCAAATGACATACAATTATCTTCCAATCAAAATCAAATTTCGTTAGAACAAATTGTACAGCAAATTCATCTTTTGAGTCAGAAAGTAGATCAGTTACAAAATTATCAGAGCTCTTCTACAAACGGAAATCCTTCGTTTACCCATCTAAAAGCAGAACATTTTGACACGGTTAAATTGAATACTAAAAATGGAAACGAAACAAATGGAACGAATGGGGTTCATAAAAAAGAAAAGTCTTTTGAAATTTCAAAACTCAATAATCACCATTCAAATGAAAATAATACTGCTGAAAAAAAGTATACAATAATGGCAAATGAACCTCCTGTTCAAGGCAGTAAACTGGGACGGGATGAAAACGGAAATCCGGCATGGTTTATACAAGATCCTACTCAAAATGGAAATTTTGTGAAGATCAAGTTATAA
- a CDS encoding UpxY family transcription antiterminator, with translation MKWYVVYTKPKWEKRAAEQLTKFNINCYCPVIKKIQQRSDRKIKVEVPLFNHYIFVQLAEKDRNLVFHSPGVVRFLFWLGRHAIVKDQEIETIKEWLNTGDTASEISVMQYQIGDKIHLNSGPFCDQNAVVKDITKTHYVLILESLGYVLKVKHKS, from the coding sequence ATGAAATGGTATGTAGTATACACAAAACCTAAATGGGAAAAAAGAGCCGCAGAACAATTAACTAAGTTTAATATCAATTGTTATTGTCCTGTGATTAAAAAAATTCAACAAAGATCAGATAGGAAAATAAAGGTAGAAGTGCCATTGTTTAATCATTACATATTTGTACAATTAGCAGAAAAAGATAGAAACTTAGTATTTCATTCTCCTGGAGTAGTGCGATTTTTATTCTGGCTTGGAAGACATGCTATTGTAAAGGATCAAGAAATTGAGACTATTAAAGAATGGCTTAATACTGGAGACACAGCTTCAGAAATATCTGTTATGCAATACCAAATTGGAGATAAAATTCATTTGAATTCTGGCCCTTTCTGCGATCAAAATGCAGTGGTAAAAGACATTACAAAAACGCATTATGTTTTAATTCTAGAATCTTTAGGGTACGTTTTAAAAGTAAAGCATAAATCATAA
- a CDS encoding adenylyltransferase/cytidyltransferase family protein, which translates to MRTGITFSAFDLLHAGHVKMLEEAKQHCDYLIVGLQTDPTLDRPTKNKPTQTVVERYIQLKACKFVDEIVPYATEQDLEDILKSFTLDVRIVGDEYKDRDFTGRTYCEEKGIELYFNTRDHRFSSTNLRNEVYQKEILMHSNGN; encoded by the coding sequence ATGAGAACTGGAATAACATTTAGTGCTTTTGATTTGTTACATGCAGGGCACGTTAAAATGCTTGAAGAAGCAAAACAACATTGTGATTATTTAATTGTTGGTCTACAAACAGATCCAACATTAGATCGCCCGACAAAAAATAAACCAACACAAACTGTAGTAGAGCGTTACATACAGTTAAAAGCGTGTAAGTTTGTTGATGAAATTGTTCCGTACGCTACAGAACAAGACTTAGAAGACATTCTAAAATCTTTTACTCTCGATGTGCGCATTGTAGGTGACGAATACAAAGACAGAGATTTTACCGGCAGGACCTATTGTGAAGAAAAAGGAATCGAATTGTATTTTAATACCAGAGACCACCGTTTTTCGAGCACTAACCTTCGTAATGAAGTGTATCAAAAAGAAATTTTAATGCACTCTAATGGCAATTAG
- a CDS encoding mannose-1-phosphate guanylyltransferase encodes MAISSVTHVVLTGGIGSRLWPLSRKTLPKQYLELFDGESLFEKTVARNQNVSNKMIVVGNIENYKMSNLIMSKFNRPFTHIIEAVPRNTAAAIAFAAFASKPEDVLLITPSDHIIDGEDSYPAALQQAIALANQDYLVTFGIKPAKPETGYGYIEFEGENVIAFHEKPNLETAKMYLKNGNYFWNSGLFCFKAGKFLSELEKQEPEVYWASKAVWESNKDGFLDYELSLAIPSISIDYAVMERSKDIKVVPAQFEWSDLGSFESVYDYLVEKDHPIDVNRNIVIGTSMHTTFIGVKNCILIYTADALMVLQKENSQEVKQVYQQLESIASPLL; translated from the coding sequence ATGGCAATTAGTTCTGTAACACATGTTGTTTTAACTGGCGGAATTGGCAGCAGGTTGTGGCCTCTTTCCAGAAAAACACTGCCTAAACAATATCTGGAACTTTTTGACGGTGAGTCGCTTTTCGAAAAAACGGTGGCCCGCAATCAAAATGTTTCAAACAAAATGATAGTAGTAGGAAATATTGAAAATTACAAAATGAGTAATCTCATTATGTCTAAATTCAATAGACCTTTTACTCATATTATAGAGGCAGTTCCCCGAAACACAGCTGCGGCAATTGCGTTTGCAGCTTTTGCATCAAAGCCAGAAGATGTTTTATTGATTACACCATCGGATCATATTATAGATGGCGAAGATTCATATCCAGCTGCTTTACAACAAGCAATTGCATTAGCCAATCAGGATTATCTAGTAACCTTTGGAATAAAACCAGCAAAACCAGAAACGGGCTACGGCTATATCGAATTTGAAGGTGAAAATGTAATTGCATTTCATGAAAAACCAAATTTAGAAACAGCAAAAATGTATCTGAAAAATGGAAATTATTTCTGGAATAGCGGTCTTTTTTGTTTTAAAGCTGGAAAGTTTTTAAGCGAACTTGAAAAGCAGGAACCAGAAGTTTATTGGGCATCAAAAGCAGTTTGGGAATCTAATAAAGATGGTTTTTTGGATTATGAATTATCACTTGCTATTCCTTCCATAAGCATTGATTATGCCGTTATGGAGCGAAGTAAAGATATAAAAGTAGTTCCGGCTCAGTTCGAATGGTCAGATTTGGGTTCTTTTGAATCGGTTTATGATTATTTGGTTGAGAAAGATCATCCAATAGATGTCAACAGAAATATTGTAATAGGAACTTCAATGCATACCACTTTTATTGGGGTTAAAAATTGCATTTTGATTTACACTGCCGATGCTTTAATGGTTTTGCAAAAAGAAAATTCGCAGGAAGTAAAACAAGTTTACCAGCAATTAGAATCAATTGCTTCTCCATTATTATAA
- a CDS encoding helix-turn-helix transcriptional regulator: protein MKYSVYENIRKIRELKNFTREYVAAELKMSTSGYGKIERGDVDLTVSKLIEISKVLEVSIEFIFKFDVSIFFSETR from the coding sequence ATGAAATACAGTGTATACGAAAATATTAGAAAGATAAGAGAATTAAAAAATTTCACTAGGGAATATGTAGCTGCTGAATTAAAAATGAGTACCAGCGGTTATGGCAAAATTGAAAGAGGCGATGTTGATTTAACGGTCTCTAAATTAATCGAAATTTCAAAAGTTTTAGAGGTCTCAATAGAGTTCATATTTAAATTTGATGTATCCATTTTTTTTAGTGAAACGAGATAG
- a CDS encoding GDP-L-fucose synthase — protein MDKNAAIYIAGHKGMVGSAIWRTLTAKGYHNLIGASSTEVDLREQDSVRDFLGEIKPDVIIDAAAKVGGILANNDYPYQFLMENMQIQNNLISEAHNLGVSKFIFLGSSCIYPKLAIQPLKEEYLLTASLESTNEWYALAKISGVKLCQAIRKQFKKDFVSLMPTNLYGIHDNFDLNSSHVLPAMIRKFHEAKENNNASVILWGTGKPMREFLFVDDMAEAVVFAVENQLPGYLYNVGTGEDLTIKDLAVTIQKIVGHTGDIIWDESKPDGTPRKLMDVSKMHNIGWKHQVNLEEGIQKTYNWFLENIENLKEKIY, from the coding sequence ATTGATAAAAATGCTGCAATATATATTGCTGGACATAAGGGAATGGTAGGAAGTGCCATTTGGAGAACCTTGACTGCAAAAGGTTATCATAATCTTATTGGAGCTTCAAGTACAGAAGTGGATTTAAGAGAACAAGACTCAGTTCGTGATTTTCTAGGAGAAATTAAACCAGACGTTATTATAGATGCTGCTGCAAAAGTGGGCGGAATTTTGGCTAATAATGATTATCCGTATCAGTTTTTAATGGAAAACATGCAAATTCAAAACAACTTGATTAGCGAAGCGCATAATTTGGGCGTAAGCAAATTTATCTTTTTAGGAAGTTCATGTATTTATCCAAAATTAGCAATACAGCCATTAAAAGAAGAGTATCTGCTAACAGCATCTTTAGAAAGTACCAACGAATGGTATGCTTTGGCTAAAATTAGTGGCGTAAAATTATGCCAAGCAATACGCAAGCAGTTTAAAAAAGATTTTGTCAGTTTGATGCCGACAAACTTATACGGCATTCACGACAATTTTGATTTGAACAGCTCTCACGTTCTGCCAGCTATGATTCGCAAATTTCATGAAGCTAAAGAAAATAATAATGCGTCTGTAATACTTTGGGGAACTGGTAAACCCATGCGCGAATTTCTGTTTGTAGATGATATGGCAGAAGCCGTAGTTTTTGCTGTAGAAAATCAGCTTCCAGGATATTTGTACAACGTAGGAACAGGAGAAGATTTAACTATTAAAGATCTGGCTGTTACGATACAAAAGATTGTGGGTCATACCGGAGATATTATTTGGGATGAAAGCAAACCTGACGGCACTCCGCGAAAATTAATGGATGTTTCTAAAATGCATAATATTGGCTGGAAACACCAAGTGAACTTAGAAGAAGGAATCCAAAAAACCTACAATTGGTTTCTAGAAAACATTGAAAACTTAAAAGAAAAGATTTACTAA
- a CDS encoding helix-turn-helix transcriptional regulator has protein sequence MENYYLKIREYRLQNNHTPEYVAIQMEISVKKYEKIEQGMVDLKLSKLDQLVKILGIKKSQIFQLDN, from the coding sequence ATGGAAAATTACTATTTAAAAATTAGAGAGTATCGGTTGCAAAATAATCACACCCCCGAGTATGTTGCAATTCAAATGGAAATTAGTGTCAAAAAGTACGAAAAAATCGAACAAGGAATGGTCGATCTTAAACTATCAAAGCTAGACCAATTAGTAAAGATTTTAGGAATCAAAAAAAGCCAGATTTTTCAATTAGATAATTAA